The following is a genomic window from Streptomyces chrestomyceticus JCM 4735.
GGAAGGACTCCGCGGGCGGCAGCGTCTCCTCGGCGACGACCCGGGGGAACAGCCGGGCCCGGATCTCGTCCTCCGTCAGGGTCTCCATCGGCTGCGGGCCGTCCATGGTGCGCAGCACCTTGCCCACGTGGTCGCGGATCATCGCGGGCCACACCCGTTCGCCGCGCCGGTCGCGGTGGCACACCGCGGCGAGGTTGCCCAGGCCGAACCGCCGCCCGCCGGAGTCGGCGACCACCCCCGCGTACACCGTGACCTCCAGGCCGCGCTCGGCGAACGCCTGCCGGACCTGGGAGCGGAAGACGCCGCCCTCCCGCTCCGAGAAGAACGAGAACTCCCCGTCACGCGGGGCTTCGCGCGGGTCCCGCTTCGGTCCACGGCGGAACAAGCCCATCTCTTCCTCCCGGCGACGGCCTCGATGCCGCCGATCGTAACGGGTGCGCCGGAGCCCCTCGACCGGTCCCCGCCCCGGCTCCCCCCACCTCACCGCCGCACGGCCCGCCGGGGTCCCCCATGGTCATCCTGCCCACGGAGCGGTCCGGTCATGGCGCCCGCGAGCAGCGGAAACGGAGGGCCGGGCGCGGACCCGGGCAGGTGCTGTCCGGGCCACGGGTCCGGGCAGCCACCGCCCGGGCCGCGATACGCTGCGGTGCCGCCCGGCGGCCGACCGGTCCCCGGCAGCACTCGTGCTTCCGCCGCGTTCCGGACGCGCCGTCCGCAGCCGGCTTCCGCCATCCCCGCCCCGCCCCACCGGCGGGAATGCGACGTCCGGATACCGCCAGCCGTCACCTGCCCGCGGCGGCACAGTGGGGTGTGACGGACGAGCCGGTGAACGGCTCACGTGCACGGAGAACAGAGAAAGGGGCCGGACGATGACGGCCACGACGGTCCACACGACACTCGGCAGCCCGCTGGGCGACCTGCTGCTGGTGGGTGAGCCGTCCGCCACCGCGCCGGGCGGCACCGCGCTGGCCTCGCTGTCCGTACCGGACCAGAAGGGCGGCGCCGTGGTCGACGGGACCTGGACCCACGCACCGGAGGCGTTCACGGAGATCGCCGCACAGCTCACCGCGTACTTCGAGGGCGCCCGCACCCGTTTCGGCATCGCGTACGTGCCCGGCGGCACCCCCTTCCAGCAGCGCGTCTGGCAGGCCCTGGAAGACATTCCGTACGGCGAGACGTGCACCTACGGCGACATCGCCGCCCGCATCGGCGCCCCGCGCGCCGCGGTACGCGCGGTCGGTACGGCCATCGGCCGGAACCCGCTGCTGATCGTCCGCCCCTGCCACCGGGTCATCGGCGCCAACGGCACGCTCACCGGTTACGCGGGCGGCCTGGGCCGCAAGGAGCAACTGCTCCGCCTCGAAGGCGCGGCATGCATGGCGGGAACTCTTCCGGCCTGACCGGCCCCGCCCCCGTACGGGCATGGGGAACGGCGCCAAGTCCCCTGTCCCGGCGCCGTTCCGCCCGCCGCTCCTCCCTTCCCCCCACCACCCGCTGACGCGGGCCGGGAGGAGCGGCCGGGCAGTGGCTGGACCCGAGTCGGGCGATCCCCCGCACCACCCAACCCAGGCAGCCTCGGCCGGAGCCCGCCCACGACGGGACCGGGCCTCCGAAGCCATGCCGAGTATATTGGCTCGGAGCCAGTCAACGCAGCGGCTGCACCATGACCATTTTCGAGCGGCCCCCTCGGCGGCCCCGACGATCATGATTCGACCGTCTCCGGTACGCCCTCCCGGCGCGGGAACCACGCCTGGCCCCACCCGTATTCGTACACTTGAGCGATATGGCGGCGACGGGCCGCGACAACGGGAAAAGGGGCGGACGTGAGTGGTGCCGAGGGTCTTGCGGCGGTCGGCGAGGGGGCGTATGCGCTGCGCAATGTGGGCAGCGGCCTGCTGCTGGAGGTCGAGGACGGCCGCAAGGGCAGCGGGGCGAACGTGCGGCAGGGCACGGAGGACGGTTCACCGGCCCAGTTGTGGCGGGTCACCGAGGTCCACCCCGGCAGCGGACTGCGCCATCTGACCAACGTGGGCAGCGGCAAACGCCTGGACGTCACCGGCGCCTCCACCGAGAACGGCGCCAACGTCCAGCAGTGGAAGGCCAACAACTACGGTGCGCAGGAGTGGCTGCTGGAGCAGGACGTGGCCGAGCCCGGCACGTTCACGCTGACCAACTACGCCAGCGGGCTGCTGCTGGAGGTCGCCGACGACAGCACGGAGCCGGGGGCCAACGTCCAGCAGTGGGAGGACCGGGACCGCCCGGGCCAGTGGTGGAAGCTGGAGAGCCGCTGACGCGCGGCGGCCTCCGGCCCGGGCACCGCCCCCTTCAGAACCCGGCGGTGCGCTCGATGCGGTCGAGCAGGCGGTGGCGGCGTACGGCGTGGGCGAAGTCCGGGGCGTGGTGGGTGCCGTCCGTGAGGTCGCGGCGGATCTGCGCGTAGGCATGGGCGACGGTGTACGCGACTTCCGTGGTGCGCCCGGCGAGCGCGGGAAGCGCCGCGTCGTACGAACCGGGAACCGGCAGTTCCGCCAGTTCCGTGTCCTCTCCCCGCGCGCCGTACACGGTGACCTGGCCGAACTGCAGATGCCCCGAGTCCCCGGTGACCAGCAGGTCGCCGGCGGTCCCGTTGATCTCCCAGTGGAAGTTGGTGGCGCGGGACAGGCCGCCGCGGAAGTGGAGCGAGGCCACCGCGCCGCCTTCGAGGACGCCGCTGACGGCGATCTGGTCCGGCACGTCCATCCGCGCCGGTTCACCGGTCACGTCGTTGTGCACCTTCGGGCGGCGGGTCGCCATGGCGGCGCCGAGGCCGGTGAACTCGCCGAGGGCCATGGTCACGGCGTCGACGGTGTGCCCGAAGGGGATGGTGAGCAGGGAGCCGCCGTTGGCACGGTCGAGGAGATAGGCGCCGTCCGGCTCGAACCGCGGCCCCCAGCGGCGGCCCGAGGCGATGACGCTGGTGGACAGCACTTCTCCCACATACCCGTCGGCGACCAGCTCCCGTACGTACCGGACGGGCGGCGCGGAGCGGGCCTGGAGTCCGACGAAGGTGCGGACGCCCCTGGCCTCGGCGACGGCCGCCAGTTCCTCGGTCTCGGCGAGGCCGTTGCCCAGCGGCCATTCGCTGAGCACCGCCTTGCCGGCTTCGAGGGCGGCCAGCACCAGTTCGCGGTGGTGCGGGACCTTCACGGCGACGACCACGAGGTCGACCTCCTCGCGCCGCACGAGCTCCCGGGCACTGCCGAAGGCCAGCGGAACGCCATACTTCTCCCCCGCCGCGCGCGCGGATTCCGGGGTGGTGGCGGAGAGGGCGCGCAGCTCGAACCCCGGTACGGCGGCGAGTGCGGGCAGGTGGGCGCGGGCGGCCCAGCCGCCGGAGGCACTGAGGCCGATGATGCCGACGCCGGTCGGGGCGGCGGAGGGAGAGTGCGCGGGCATGGCGGATTCCTTTCACCGGTCACGCGGTGGGGCGCTCGGTGTCGAGCGGGGATCATGACCGTAACCCATGTTCGCGTTAAAGCGAACATGAATCCGGGAGCGGTCACGGGGGTCACGCAAGGGACCGGTGAGGGATACTGAAGCCATGGCCAGCCGTACGTCCTCCCCCTGCTCCACCCCGACGAACGGGACTTCGACCTGTTCGCCGTCATGAGCGCGCTGACCGACCCGGTCCGGCTGAGCATCGTCCTGCGGCTCGCCACCGAGCCGGCGGTGCCCTGCGGCACCTTCGACCTGCCCATCGCCAAGTCCGCGCTCAGCCGGCATCTGCGGGTGCTGCGCGAGGCGGGCGTCATCAGCCAGCGGGACGAAGGCACCCGCCGGATCAACTCGCTGCGCGCGCGGGAACTGGACCGCCGCTTCCCCGGCCTGCTCACCCTCGTACTCAAGGAAGGCGCGGAGCGGGGCGCGCCGCAGCCGGCGGCCGGCTGAGACGGACACACGCCGCGCGCACGGCCCACCGCAGCTCACTTTCCGGGAGACGGTCGAGGAGGGGGCCGGCCGGGCGGTGGAGCCGTCTACTGGCTCGGCGTGTGCTCGGCGGCAGGGCCTTGGACGACGGCGCCGCCGACCCCG
Proteins encoded in this region:
- a CDS encoding methylated-DNA--[protein]-cysteine S-methyltransferase translates to MTATTVHTTLGSPLGDLLLVGEPSATAPGGTALASLSVPDQKGGAVVDGTWTHAPEAFTEIAAQLTAYFEGARTRFGIAYVPGGTPFQQRVWQALEDIPYGETCTYGDIAARIGAPRAAVRAVGTAIGRNPLLIVRPCHRVIGANGTLTGYAGGLGRKEQLLRLEGAACMAGTLPA
- a CDS encoding RICIN domain-containing protein; the protein is MSGAEGLAAVGEGAYALRNVGSGLLLEVEDGRKGSGANVRQGTEDGSPAQLWRVTEVHPGSGLRHLTNVGSGKRLDVTGASTENGANVQQWKANNYGAQEWLLEQDVAEPGTFTLTNYASGLLLEVADDSTEPGANVQQWEDRDRPGQWWKLESR
- a CDS encoding Gfo/Idh/MocA family protein gives rise to the protein MPAHSPSAAPTGVGIIGLSASGGWAARAHLPALAAVPGFELRALSATTPESARAAGEKYGVPLAFGSARELVRREEVDLVVVAVKVPHHRELVLAALEAGKAVLSEWPLGNGLAETEELAAVAEARGVRTFVGLQARSAPPVRYVRELVADGYVGEVLSTSVIASGRRWGPRFEPDGAYLLDRANGGSLLTIPFGHTVDAVTMALGEFTGLGAAMATRRPKVHNDVTGEPARMDVPDQIAVSGVLEGGAVASLHFRGGLSRATNFHWEINGTAGDLLVTGDSGHLQFGQVTVYGARGEDTELAELPVPGSYDAALPALAGRTTEVAYTVAHAYAQIRRDLTDGTHHAPDFAHAVRRHRLLDRIERTAGF
- a CDS encoding ArsR/SmtB family transcription factor, which produces MSALTDPVRLSIVLRLATEPAVPCGTFDLPIAKSALSRHLRVLREAGVISQRDEGTRRINSLRARELDRRFPGLLTLVLKEGAERGAPQPAAG